One Camelina sativa cultivar DH55 chromosome 3, Cs, whole genome shotgun sequence genomic window carries:
- the LOC104778378 gene encoding beta-fructofuranosidase, insoluble isoenzyme CWINV3-like, whose product MTPNAVNGIDPDRFRDPTTAWLGLDGEWRVIVGSSTDERRGLVLLYKSRDFFNWTQSTKPLHYEDLTGMWECPDFFPVSTTGSDGVETSSFGQDEVKYVLKVSLIETLHDYYTIGSYDREKDVYVPDLGFVQDETAPRLDYGKYYASKTFYDDDKKRRILWGWVNESSPAKDDIKKGWAGLQSFPRKIWLDESGKELLQWPIEEIETLRGTQVNWHNKILEAGSTLQVHGVTAAQADVEVLFKVNEIEKADVIDPSWTDPQKICSQEESSVKSGIGPFGLKVLASKDMEEYTSVYFRIFKSNDTNKNTKYLVLMCSNQNRSSLNDENDKSAFGAFVAIDPSHQTISLRTLIDHSIVESYGGGGRKCITSRVYPKLAIGENANLFAFNKGTQSVDVLSLSAWSLKSAHVNDESISPFIEREDSHSPKQS is encoded by the exons ATGACGCCTAACGCGGTTAACGGAATCGACCCGGACCGGTTCCGGGATCCGACCACCGCGTGGCTCGGTCTTGACGGGGAATGGAGAGTCATCGTCGGTAGCTCGACGGACGAACGCCGAGGGTTAGTGCTTCTTTACAAAAGCAGAGATTTCTTCAACTGGACGCAATCGACGAAGCCTTTACATTACGAAGACTTAACCGGAATGTGGGAATGTCCTGATTTTTTCCCGGTCTCGACAACCGGTTCGGACGGTGTTGAGACGTCTTCGTTTGGTCAGGATGAGGTTAAGTACGTGCTTAAAGTGAGTTTGATTGAGACACTACATGATTATTACACGATTGGGAGTTACGATCGTGAGAAAGATGTGTATGTACCGGATCTTGGGTTTGTGCAAGACGAAACGGCTCCGAGGTTAGATTATGGGAAATACTACGCGTCGAAAACGTTTTACGATGATGATAAGAAACGAAGGATCTTGTGGGGTTGGGTTAATGAATCGTCTCCGGCTAAAGATGATATCAAGAAGGGTTGGGCTGGTCTTCAG TCATTTCCGAGGAAGATATGGCTAGATGAATCGGGAAAGGAATTATTACAATGGCCGATTGAAGAGATTGAGACATTGCGTGGGACACAAGTCAACTGGCACAACAAAATTCTTGAAGCAGGATCTACTCTCCAAGTTCATGGTGTCACTGCTGCACAG GCAGATGTTGAGGTGTTGTTCAAGGTGAATGAAATTGAAAAAGCGGATGTGATTGATCCGAGTTGGACCGACCCACAAAAGATATGTAGTCAAGAAGAATCGTCGGTTAAGTCCGGTATAGGACCATTTGGTTTGAAGGTTTTGGCATCCAAGGACATGGAAGAGTACACGTCGGTATACTTCAGAATCTTCAAGTCGAATGATACTAATAAGAATACCAAGTACCTGGTGTTGATGTGCAGTAACCAGAACAG ATCTTCGTTGAatgatgaaaatgataaatccGCATTTGGTGCTTTTGTGGCGATAGACCCTTCTCACCAAACAATTTCTCTTAGGACTTTG ATTGATCACTCGATAGTGGAGAGTTATGGTGGAGGAGGCAGAAAATGTATAACCTCTAGAGTGTATCCAAAATTGGCAATCGGAGAAAATGCAAATCTTTTTGCCTTTAACAAAGGAACTCAAAGTGTTGATGTCTTAAGCCTAAGTGCTTGGAGTTTGAAGTCTGCTCATGTCAATGACGAGTCGATTTCACCATTTATCGAGCGTGAAGATTCACACTCACCTAAACAGTCTTGA